The sequence CCCATGTCCTGCTCCCGGTTGATGAAGGGGACGCCGGCCCAGGCCTTCTGGCAGAACATCTGGTTGATCGCGGCATAGAGGCCCCGGATCTCGGGATTGGCCTTCTCGATATGGATGACGGCCGTCTCCGGGTTCAGCATCTCCCCCAGCGTGAAGGCCTCGATCCGCCCCTCGATCTGGATCCCCGCCCCTGTATAGCCCAGTTCCTCGAAGTGGGTCAAGGCTTGATAGACCGCATAGTCCTCCGAAAGGAGATCCGGGTTTTCAGTGCATTCCCGCATCCGGCACCAGGTTTCCTGCATGTCGAGGAAGCACTCGACGACCTCCATATCCATGGGGCGGTATTCGAAGGCGAAGGTCTTCAGAAAACTGTTCAGGTGGTTTTTTTTCCGGTGATACCGTCGTCCGGGCAGATCGATCAGGTCCGTCGTGCGATAGACGTAATCGCTGTTGTCCCGGTCGAAGACGGTGGCGTACCGCACCGGGTCTGCGAAACGCTCGACGAACGCTTCGTCCGTGCGCTGCAGGACGTCCACCGCCTGGGGGGAAAGACCCCTCAGGGTGTGAACGACGGCGTCGAGGGCCTTTGCCTTGTCGCCTGCCCCGACTGGCTGCAGGGCGAAGGGCGGTTGACCCTCGGGCTCGAAAAGGACGAGGAGGCAGCCCTGCCACCGGCACCAGACGGGACGGTACTTATGCCGCCAGATGAAAAGATTGGTGAAGGTCCATTCAGAGACCCTGGGCGGGTCCTCGCGCAAGAAGGCGTCGAAGGTCTCCTTGTGCTCGATGGCAAGTGGTTTGAAGTCGTCCAGGGGCATGGCATCTCCCTCGTTTCCATCCGGAAATCGTATTTTTGGCCAATCTCGGCGTCAATCTGCACGTTTTCTTGTGAGGCGACCTACAGGTCGCCTCCGCGCAAAGGCTTGATTTCCTTAATATTGGCCAAACCGGGACCCGCCCCGCAGGGGTGGGACTTAGCACGCGCAGCGTGTAAAGAAAAATTCTCATTTCCGGATTGGAAACTTAGTCCTACCGCGAAATCATTTCCGGATGGACTATCTAACCTGTTTTGCCTTCGGCTGTCAAACAGGCGCGCGGAGGGGTGGCGGTCGATGCCTCCTGAGCCGCATTCGAACGGACCGCCGGTTTCCATCCGGAGATGGGCTCCCGGGCCGAATGGGGATCCGCCGCGAAGCAACCGGACGGGGCGTGCGGAGCGCTTGAAGAAACCGGGACCCGCCGCGAAGCGGTGGGGCTGAGCATCCGAAGAGAGTGAAAAAAATCCTCGTTTTCAGATTGCACACCGGGTTGTACCGGGAACTTGTTTTTGGATAGACCCCAGGTTGCACCGGTAATTTTTTTCCCAGATAGAGACCAGCAGGTTCAGTAGTGCTAAAGAAATCGACCGGTTGCGTGGATGGAATCCGCGCCGCGCGGCGCGCGAACAACAGAAAAATGAAAAAATCACCGAAAAAAGGTATGCTGTTGACTTAAGTCAAGGCGATCTTCCGTCTGACCTGCCAGAATGGCATCGAAACATGCGGCAATCGGGC comes from Desulfatiglans anilini DSM 4660 and encodes:
- a CDS encoding DUF2156 domain-containing protein is translated as MPLDDFKPLAIEHKETFDAFLREDPPRVSEWTFTNLFIWRHKYRPVWCRWQGCLLVLFEPEGQPPFALQPVGAGDKAKALDAVVHTLRGLSPQAVDVLQRTDEAFVERFADPVRYATVFDRDNSDYVYRTTDLIDLPGRRYHRKKNHLNSFLKTFAFEYRPMDMEVVECFLDMQETWCRMRECTENPDLLSEDYAVYQALTHFEELGYTGAGIQIEGRIEAFTLGEMLNPETAVIHIEKANPEIRGLYAAINQMFCQKAWAGVPFINREQDMGIESLRSAKESYSPDHLVKKYSIRLT